A region of the Deltaproteobacteria bacterium genome:
CGCAGCGGGTCTGGCCAAGCGAGTGCGCGGCGGTCTGCGCGCGCACGGCGCGGACGAGTCGCACGCGGAGCGACTGATCGAGACCTACCGCACGGCGCGCGCAGGCCGCGCGTCGACCGAACCCGGAGAGCTTCTCGACGCGCTCGACTCCGACCGCACCTTCCGCGTGCCCGCGATCCGCCTCGCCGAGGCGCAGGCGCCGCACCAGCCGCGCACCTACGAGTACTTCTTCACCTGGAGCTCGCCCGCGCGGCGCGGAACGCTCGGTGCCTGTCACGCGCTCGAGCTGCCGTTCGTCTTCGGAACGCTCGACGCACCGACGATGGACAAATTCGCCGGCAAGGGCCCCGAGGCCGAGGCGCTCTCGGCGCGGATGATGGACGCCTGGATCGCCTTCGCGCGAAGCGGCGAGCCGGGCCACGCGGCGCTGCCCGCCTGGCCGGGCTACGACACGGCGGAGCGCGCGACGCTGATCTTCGATCGCCAGTGCGAGCTCGCAAACGCCCCGCTCGACGCCGAGCGCGCGGCCTGGGAAGGCGTGATCTAGGACCGCGACCCGGAGCGCGCGCGGCCGCCGAGCGGGATGCGCGCGTGCACCACGCCGTCCGGGTTCTCGACGATCGCGACGCTCTCGAGCCGCGTCTGGATCGGCAGTGGAACCTCCGCGCAGACGCGCAGCGCCGGCGCGACCTGCTCGGGGGCGAGCGCCGTGGTGAGCGTGCAGTGCGGCACCCAGCGGCCCGGCCGGTAGTACTCCCACGGATCCCGGGCGACGCCGCGGAAGAGCGCGTCGAAGCGCTCGTGCAGCTCGATCAGCTCGCGCGTCGCGATCACGCCCAGGAAGACCACGCCCTGGCGGTTCGAGAACGTCCCCAGCGAGACCAGCGTCGCGTGCGGCGCGGGCTCGCGCGCGGCGAATTCGCCGAGCTTGCGCTCGAAGTCGATCGGATCGAGCCCGGCGCAGACGCCGAGCGAGACGTGCGGCGTGTTCCCGAGCTCGAGCAGGCGCGACGGAAGCCCGGCCGCCGCGATCCTCTCCCAGATCTCGCGGACCCGCGCGTCGCCGGCTTCGTCCAGGAACAGCTCGATCGCGAAATTCACCCAGCGATGATGCCACGCCCGCGGCGTGTATGATCGGCGCATGGCAGATCTGCTCGGGCTCGCGGCCCGCTACATCGACGAGGGCGTGTACGAGGGACCGGGCTCGGTGAACCGGACCAACACGGAGCTCTCCGAAATCGCCGACGGGGTCGCGCTGGTCGAGGCGTTCTCGCACGTGGTGGTGCTGCGCACGGACGAAGGTCTGGTGGTCTTCGACACCAGCCTCGAGGCGTTCGCGGCGCCGATCCTGGCCAGCCTGCGCCGCTGGTCGGACGCGCGCGTACACACGATCGCGTACACCCACGGGCACGTGGACCACGTGGGCGGATCGCAGGCGTTCGTGGACGAGGCGCGCTCGCGGGGCGTCGAGCCGCCGCGCTTCGTCGGGCACGAGAACGTCTCGCCGCGCTTCGCGCGCTACGAGCGCACGAACGGCTGGAACGTCGCGATCAACACGCGCCAGTTCGGGCGCTCGGGCCTGCTCGGCGGGCCGGATGCGCGCTTCGGCCCGAAGACCTGGGTGCGGCCCGACACGAGCTTCCGCGAGCGGATGCGGCTCTCGGTCGGCGGCCAGACGCTCGAGCTCCGGCACGCGCGCGGCGAGACCGACGACCACCTCTGGGCGTGGCTGCCCGAGCGCAAGGCGCTCGCGGTCGGCGACTTCGTCACCTGGGTGTTCCCGAACGCCGGAAATCCGCAGAAGGTCCAGCGCTACCCGCTCGAGTGGGCGCAGGCGCTTCGCGAGATGAGCGCGCTCGGCGCGGAGCTGCTGCTCCCCGCGCACGGCCTGCCGATCGCGGGCGCCGCGCGCATCGCTCGCGTGCTCGACGACGTCGCGAGCGCCCTCGAGCACGTGGTGAACGAGACGCTCTCGCGCATGAACGCGGGCGAGACGCTCGACGCGATCGTGCAGGGCGTGCGCGTGCCCGCGCACCTGCTCGAGCGGCCGTACCTGCGGCCGGTCTACGACGAGCCGGAGTTCGTGGTGCGGAACGTCTGGCGGCAGTACGGCGGCTGGTACGACGGGAACCCCGCGCACCTGAAGCCCGCCCCCGCGTCGCAGCTCGCGCGCGAGCTCGCGGCGCTCGCGGGCGGCGCGTCGCAGCTCGCCGCTCGCGCGAAGGAGCTCGCCGCTGCAAACGAGCTCCGCCTCGCCTGCGAGCTGGTCGAGCTCGCCGTGCAGGCGGATCCCGAGAGCCGCGCGGCGCACGGCGCGCGCGCCGAGATCTACGCCGCGCGCAGGAAATCCGAGCTCTCGCTGATGGCGCGCGGGATCTTCGGCGCGGCCGCCGAGGAATCCGCGGCGAAGCTCGGCCCGACGCGCTAGAGCGGAGCGCAGGCGCGTGCTCTCCCCGCTCGAGTTCGCGCTGTCGAGCGGGGCGCTCCTGTTCGCGGCTACGCTCGTCGCGCTGTTGCGCCCGGCCTGGATCGTGGACCACCCGCGCGTGGTGCTGGGCGGGCTTGCGCTGGTCACGCTCGCAATGACCGCGGCGCTGGTCCGCCCCGAGCCGCTCGGATTCCGCATCGGCGTGGACGCGTCTAGCGAGCCGATGCTCCCCGCGAACGACCCCGGCGAGCCGATCTACCAGCGCGCGGTGCTCGACTTCGGCGACGACGACGTCTTCGTGATCGCGATGGAGGCCGACGACGTCTTCGCGCGGGCGAACCTCGAGACCCTGCGCGCCGTGAGCGACGAGATCCTGAAGCTGCCGGGGGTTCGCGGCACCGAGAGCCTGGTCGACGTCTACGCGTACCACTGGAACGCGCGCGACGAGCTGGTGGAGCTGGGCCGTTTCATCGACGAGATCCCGTCCGACCCGGCAGAGCTCGCCGACCTGCGCGCTCGCGCGCTCGGCGACCCGCTCTACACGAAGACGATCGTCGCGCGCGACGGCCGGGCGGCCGCGATCAACGTCACGTTCGCGCCGATGAGCGACGACGACTTCGTCGAGCTCGCCCTGGACGAGCGGATCGCGGCGATCCTCGCGACCGCCGCGCGAGAGGGCGTGGAGTTCCACGTCACCGGTCGGCCGCACGTGCGCTCGCGCGCGCACCACCTGCTGATCCACGACATGCTGAACCTGATCCCGATCGCCGTGCTGGTGGCGGTGATCGCGCTCTGGCTCATGACCGGATCCGTGCGCGGAACCCTGGTGCCGCTGGCCGCGAACCTGACCGCGACGTTCTGGGTCTACGGCGCGATGGCGCTGGTCGGCTCGGATCTGAACCTGATCACGCTCGTGCTCGGGCCGGTGATGATCACGGTCGGTGGCGTGTACGGCGTGCACGTCTTCGCGCGCTACGAGGTCGTCGCCGCCGGCTCCGCCGACGCGCGTTCGGCCGCGCTCGCGAGCCTGCGCGACACGAGCGCTCCGGTGCTGATCTCGGGCTTCACCACAATGGTCGGCTTCGCGGCGCTGCTCATGAACGAGATCCCGGCGACGAGCCAGCTCGGAGCGTTCTGCGTCTTCGGCGTGGCATCGATCACGGTGATCACGCTCACCGGCGTGCCGGCCGCGCTCTCGCTCCTGCGCTTGCGCAAGACCGACGGCAGCGATGCGGCGCTGTACGAAGCGCAGACGCGGCTGGCTCGCGCGGCTCGAAGGTCGATGGAGTCCGCGCTCGGCTCGCTCGGCCGCTTCCAGGTGCGACACGCGCGCGCAGTGCTCGCGTTCTGGGGCGTGATCGCGATCGCCGCGGTCTCGTTCGTTCCGCGCATCGTCGTCGACACCGACTTCATCACGTACTTCCTGAAGGAGTCGGACGTGCGCCGCGACTTCGAGGCCGTGAACCGGCTGCTCACGGGCGCGGTCCCGATCTACGTCGTGCTGCAGGGCGACCAGGAGGGCACGTTCCGCGAGCCCGACTCGCTTCGCGCCGTCGAGCGGGTGCAGCGCCGGCTCGAGGCGTTGCCCGGCGTGACCAGCGTGGTCTCCGTGGTCGACCTGGTGAAGCTCGCGCGGCAGGCGCTCGAGCAGGGCGATCCGGCGGCCTCGCGAATCCCCGACACGCGCAACGAGGCTGCGGAGCTGGTGTTCCTGATCCCGAAGGAGAAGCTGCGCTCGTTTGCGACCTCGAACCACTCCAGCGCCAATCTCGTGCTGCGGACCGACCAGCTCGGCTCCGCCGCGCTGCGCGGGCTCGAAGACGCCATCCGCGCCGAGCTCGCGGCCGAGGCGCTCCCGTCCGGCATACACGCAGACGTGACGGGAAGTGCGATCCGCATCAACCGCGGCGCGGACGGAATCGCCGGCAATCAGATCGGGCAGCTCGCCATCACGATCGTGTTCATCCTCGTGATCGTCTGGCGGGTCTTCGGGCAGCTCGGGCTCGGCCTGCTCGCTCTGCCCACGAACGTGATGCCCGTGATCAACTTCTTCGGCCTGCTCGGCGCCGGAGTCACGACCCTCTCCGTCCCGACCAGCCTGATCGGCTGCGTCGCGCTCGGCATCGCGGTCGACGACACCTGCCACTTCCTGCAGGTGTTCCGGAAGGAGCGCGCGCGCGGCGTCTCCGCCGAGGACGCCGCGCTGCACTGCATCGTCGAGGTCGGCCGGCCGATGGTGGTGACCTCGATCATGCTCGTCGCGGGCTTCCTGGTGATGCTCTTCTCGAGCTTCGCCACGCTGCGCGAGTTCGGCTACCTGACCGCGATCACGATGGGGCTCTGCCTGGCCACCGACGTCGGCATGCTGCCCGCGCTCCTGGTCGCGCTCGCGCGCCTGTCCGAGCCGCGTGGCGTAGACTCGGCGGCGTGAGCTCCGACGCCGAAATCCGCCGCGCCTACGACGGCTCGAGCACCGCCTTCCGCGCGCTCGAGGGCGGCGGCTGGGGCGAGCTCGTGAACCTGGGCTTCTACCCCTGGTACGCGCTCCCCGGCGTGCTCTTCGGGCTCGGGCCGTTCCAGCGCGGGCTCGCGCGCCGCTCGATCGCGCTGGTCGAGCCGCGCCCCGGAATGCGCGTGCTCGACGCCGGCTGCGGGCGCGGCTACACCACCGCGCGTCTGGCGGCCGCGGGCTGCGAGGCGATCGGCATCGATCTGCTCGCGGAGAACACCGCGGCCGCAATCGCGCGCCATTCGGAAACGACCGGCGCGCGCTTCGCCACCGCCGACGTGACGCGGCTTCCGGCATCCGCTTCGGGAATCGAGCTCTCGAGCTCGTCGTTCGATGCGGTGCACTGCCTGGAGGTCGCGTTCCACTTCGGCGCGAAGGGACGCCGCGACTTCCTGGCCGAGAGCTTCCGCCTGCTGCGCCCGGGCGGGCGGCTCGTGCTGGTCGACTTCGTCTGGCGCGATGCGCACCCGGAGCGGATCGAGAGCCTCGACCCGCGCCGACTGGTGCGCGACACCTGGCGCTTCGCGGAGTTCGAGCCGCTCGAGCGCTACCGATCGAGCGCAGCCGCGCTCGGCTTCCGCGAGCGCGCGATCCACGACTGGACCGTGCCGGTGATCGACACCTTCCAGCGCATCGCGCAGACGAACGCGCGGCTCGGCACCTGGCGACTCGGGCGCTCGATCCTGCGCACATTCCGCCCCGGCTACGCGCGAATGACCGCCGAGGACTGGAGGTTCCTGGTCGAGCTGATGCGCGCGCACGATGCGGTGCGCCGCGCGAGCCGCTACGTCGCGCTGGTGTGGGAGAAGCCGATTGCGGGCTAGCTGCCGCGCAGCTGCGGCGATCGCGACGGTGCTGCTGTCGACGGGAGCCGCGCGCGCCGAGGGCGAGTGGCGGCCGGTCGTCGCGAAGGAAGGCGTGCGCGTCGAGCAGCGGCTCGCGCCGGACCGGATTCTTCCGGAGCTGCGCGCCACGGTCGAGATCGACGCGGGGATCTTCGAGGTGCTCGCGGTGATCCGCGACGTGCCGCGCCAGACCGAGTGGATGGCCGACTGCGTGGAGAGCCGGCGGCTGCGCGAGGAAGGCTCCGCGGTCTCGGTCCTGTACAACCGCACCGGCGCGCCGTGGCCGGTCAGCGACCGCGACGTGGTCCTGCGCGCGGAGACGATCCTGCTCGAGCACGAGGCGATTGCGCGGGTGCGCTTCGCGAACGTCGCCGACCCGGCCGCGCCGCCCATCGACGGCTTCGTGCGCATGCCGCGGCTGGTCGGGGAATACGAGCTGGCCGCGCTCGCCCCGGATCGAACGCGCGTCGTGTATCGGCTCGACATCGATCCGGGGGGCTCTCTTCCCGCCTGGGCCGTGACTCGCACGACGCGCGACACGCCGCTCTACACGCTGCTGGGTCTGCGCCGGCAGGTGAGTGCGACGCGCGGCGACTATGCGGACTCCATCTCGACCTGGAGGCTTCTCCGCTAGCGGCCGCGGATGGTATGCTGCGCGCGCGTCTCGTGCCCGGAGGCGCTGCCAGACTCTTGGGAGGCCCCGCCGATGTTCCATGGCCGATGGCTGTCGCTCGCGCTCTGCGTCACCGCATTGCACGCGTCGGGCTGCGGCGACGACAAGACCGCGAGCTCCCCGGTCCCGAACGTCGTGGTCGCGGCGGTCGAGCAGAAGTCCGTCGAGATCAACTCGGAATGGGTCGGTACCACGACCGGCGTCGTGAACGCGCAGATCTATCCAAAGGTTCAGGGTTATCTGCTGAAGTAGCGCTACCGCAACGGCGGCTCCGTGAAGGAAGGCGAGCTGCTGTTCGAGATCGACCCGCGCCAGTACCAGGCGGCCTACGACGAGGCGCGCGGACAGGTCGACCGCGCGCAGGCGATCCTGGTCAAGGCGCAGCAGGACGTGAAGCGCTACACGCCGCTGGCCGCGGAGGGCGCGGTGAGCCAGATGGAGCTCGACACGGCGGTCCAGGCGCGATCGGCGGGCGCGGCGCAGCTCGAGTCCGCGCGCGCCGCGCTCGAGAACGCGCGGCTCGAGCTGGAGTGGACCAAGGTCAGGTCGCCGATCGACGGGATTGCGGAAATTGCACATGCCCAGGTCGGAAACCTGGTGAGCACGCAGACGCTCCTCACCGAAGTGTCCCAGCTGGACCCGATCAAGGTCAGCGTGCAGGTGAGCGAGCTCGACTACCTGCGCTTCGCCAAGCGCCAGCAGGAGGCGCAGGCCAGCGGCCAGCCGCGCGAGCCGGCGGCGCTCTCGCTGGTGCTCGCGGACGGCTCCACCTACTCCGAGCCGGGCCGCTTCGACGTGGCCGGGCTCGGCGTGGCGGCGACCACCGGAACGATCGAGCTGCAGGCGCTGTTCCCGAATCCCGGCAGCCTGCTGCGGCCGGGCCAGTTCGCGAAGGTCCGCGCCGCGACCGACCGGCTCGAAAACGCGCTCGTGATCCCGCAGCGCGCGGTCACGGACCTGCAGGGCCTGAGCCAGGTCGCGGTGGTCGGGCCCGACGACAAGGTCGCGATCAAGCGCGTGAAGCTCGGCCCTCGCTCCGGAAGCGATTACGTGATCCTCGAAGGGCTCGAGCCCGGCGAGCGCGTCGTGGTCGAGGGCCTGCAGAAGGTCCGCAACGGAATGACCGTGAAAGTCGAGCCGGCGACGGGAACGGCCGGAAAGTAGATGGCGCGCTTCTTCATCGACCGCCCGATCGTCGCGATCGTGATCGCGATCGTGACCGTGATCGCCGGCGTGGTCATGATCGGACGCCTGCCGATCGCGCAGTACCCCGACATCGTGCCGCCGATCATCCAGGTGAAGACCACCTACACCGGAGCGGACGCGCTCGCGGTCGAGGAGTCCGTCGCCACGCCGATCGAGCAGCAGGTCAACGGCGTGCAGAACATGATCTACATGAAGTCGATCAACGGCAGCGACGGCACGATGACGCTGCAGGTCAGCTTCGAAGTCGGCACGGATGTGAACCTGGACCAGGTCTTCACGCAGAACCGACTGGCGCAGGCGAACTCGCAGCTGCCGAGCTCCGTGAACGAGTTCGGCACCACCGTGCAGCAGACGGTCGGGCTGCCGCTTCTGGTCATTCCGATCTACTCGCCCGACGGCAGCTACGACGCCGAGTTCCTGGGCAACTACACCACGATCAACGTGAACCCGCAGCTGGCGCGCGTGCGCGGCGTCGGCCAGGTGACGCTGTTCGGCGCCGCGGACTATGCGATGCGCATCTGGGTGCGGCCCGACACGCTGTCCAAGCTGCAGCTCACGGTCAGCGAAGTCGTGAACGCGGTGAAGTCGCAGAACGTGGTGAACCCCGCCGGCCAGATCGGCGCCGAGCCGGCGCCGCCGGGGCAGGAGTTCACCTACACGGTCACGGCCCGGGGTCGGCGCGTGTTGGCCGAGCAGTTCGGCGAGATCATCGTGCGCGCCAATCCCGACGGCTCGTTCGTGCGCCTGCGCGACGTGGCGCGCATCGAGCTGGGCTCGCAGACCTACATGCAGATCGGGCGCTTCCAGGGCAAGCCGGCCGCGGTCGTCGCGGTGTACCAGTCGCCCGGTTCCAACGCGCTCGAGACGGCCGCAGCGCTGAAGTCGCAGATGGAGGGAATGGCCGCGCGCTTCCCCGCCGACATGAGCTACGCGATCGCGCTCGACACCACGCTGCCCGTCAGCGAGGGGATCACCGAGATCATGCACACGCTGGTCGAGGCGATGGTGCTCGTGATCGTGGTGGTGTTCCTGTTCCTGCAGGGCTGGCGCGCCACGCTGATCCCGCTGATCGCAGTGCCGGTCTCGCTGATCGGCGCGTTCATCTTCTTCCCCATGCTCGGCTTCTCGATCAACACGCTCTCGCTGCTCGGGCTCGTGCTCGCGATCGGGCTGGTGGTCGACGACGCGATCGTCGTGGTCGAGGCGGTCGAGGTCGGCATCGAGCACGGGCTCTCGCCGCGCGAGGCGACCATCAAGGCGATGGACGAGGTCACCGCGCCAGTGATCGGCATCGCGCTGATCCTGGCGGCCGTCTTCATCCCGGCCGGCTTCATGACCGGCATCACCGGGAGTCTCTACCAGCAGTTTGCGATCACGATCGCGATCTCCGTGCTGATCTCCGCGTTCAACGCGCTCTCGCTCTCGCCGGCGCTCTGCGCGCTGCTGCTGCGGCACAAGCAGCCGGCCCGGGGACCGATCGGCCGCTTCTTCGCGGCGTTCAACCGCTTCTTCGACCGCGCCACCGAGGGCTACGTCAGCGTCTCGTCGGGCGCGATCAAGCGCACATTCCGCAGCATGATCCTGCTGGTCGGCCTTTCCGTGATCGCCGTCGGCATCGGCCGGATCCTGCCCACGTCCTTCGTTCCGAGCGAGGACCAGGGCTACTTCTTCATGCAGCTGCAGCTCCCGGACGCCGCCTCTCTGCAGCGCACCGACGTGGTCGCGCGACAGGTCGAGCAGGTGCTGGGCGAGACCGAGGGCGTGCAGAGCTACACGTCGATCGTCGGCTTCAGCCTGCTCTCGAACATCTCGCAGACCTACGCCGGCTTCTATTTCGTGCAGCTCGACCCCTGGGAGGAGCGCGGCGAGCGAACCGCCGGCGTGATCCTCGGCGAGCTGAACGCGAAGCTGCGCGAGCTGCCGAGCGGGCTTGCGTTCGGCTTCCCGCCGCCGTCGATCCCGGGCGTCGGCAACGCGGGCGGCTTCACCGTGATGCTGCAGGATCGCGGCGGTCACGACGTGTCGTGGCTGGCGGAGAACGCGCAGCGCTTCATCGCGGCCGCGAACCAGCGCCCGGAGCTCGCCGGCGTGGCCACGGTGTTCCGGCCCGACGTTCCGCAGCTCTTCGCGGCGGTGGACTCGGACAAGGTCTACAAGCTCGGCGTCTCGGACCGCGACGTGTACGACACGCTGCAGGCGCTGCTCGGCTCCAGCTACGTGAACCAGTTCAACCGCTTCGGGCGGGTCTGGAAGGTCTTCGTGCAGGCCGAGCCCGAGTTCCGCGTCGACGCCGACGACATCGGAGGCTTCTACGTCCGCAACGAAGAGCAGCAGATGGTTCCGCTCTCGACGCTGGTGAGCGCGCGGCCGTCGTTCGGTCCCGCGTTCACCAACCGCTACAACCTGTTCCGCGCCGTCGAGGTGATCGGAAATCCTGCGCCCGGCTACAGCTCGGGCCAGGCCATGGCGGCAATCGAGGCGCTGGCCGCCGAGACCCTGCCCGCGGACATGAGCTTCGAGTGGACCAACATGTCGTACCAGGAGGCGACCGCGGGCGGCTCGGCGGGAACGTTCGCGCTCTCGATCCTGGGGGTGTTCCTGATCCTCGCCGCGCTGTACGAGAGCTGGTCCCTGCCCTGGAGCGTCCTGCTCACCACGCCGATCGCGGTGTTCGGCGCCTACCTCGGCATCTGGGCGCGCGGGCTCGAGAACGACGTGTTCGCGCAGATCGGCCTGATCATGCTGATCGGCCTGGTGGCCAAGAACGCGATCCTGATCGTCGAGTTCGCGGTCATGGAGCAGAAGTCGGGCAAGACCGTGGTAGATGCGGCGCTGGCCGGCGCGAAGAGCCGCCTGCGCCCGATCCTGATGACGAGCTTCGCGTTCATCCTGGGCTGCGTGCCGCTCTGGACCGCGTCGGGCTCGGGCGCGGTCGCGCGCCAGAGCATCGGCACGACGGTGATCACCGGCATGCTCGCGGCCACCGTGATCGCGATCTTCTTCGTGCCGGTCCTGTACGTGCTCGTCGAGAAGATCGCAAAGCGAGGCGCGCCGCAGCCATGAAGAAGCTCGTCGCCACGCTCGGCGCTCTCGCCCTCGCGGGCTGCGCGATCGGTCCCGACTACCGCCGGCCCGCGGTCGTCGAGGCGCCTGCGTACCGCGCCGAGACCGCGGCGGGCGAGGCGGAATCGCTGGCCGACCTGCCCTGGTGGGAGGTCTTCCAGGACGAGGCGCTTCGCGCGCTGATCGGCGAATCGCTGGCGAACAACCACGACCTGCGCATCGCCGCGCAGCGCGTCGAGGAGTTCCGCGCGCGCGCCGGGATCGCGCGCTCGGAGTTCTTCCCGCAGATCGGCGGGGAATTCGACGCCGCGCGAGGCACGAACTCCGTGCTCGGCTCGCCCGCGCCCGGCGCGGATCGCGACGACTCGTTCCTGCTCGCGGCCGGGATGGCGTGGGAGATCGACGTCTGGGGCCGGATCCGGCGCTCGACCGAGGCCGCGCGCGCGGAGCTGTTCGCGAGCGAGGCGTTCCGCCGCGGAGTGCTTCTGACACTGACCAGTGACGTCGCCTCGAGCTACTTCGAGCTGATCGGCCTGGACCTGGAGCTCGAGATCGCGCGAAGCAACGTCGCCGCGTTCACGAAGATGCGTGACCTGTTCGAGCGCAAGTTCAGCGGCGGCGTCGACTCGAAGCTCGGCATGCTCCGCGCGCAGGCGTCCCTCTCGAGCGCGGCCGCGGCGATCCCCGAGATCGAGCGCCGCATCGTCGCGGTCGAGAACCGGCTCTCGGCGCTGCTCGGCCGGGCGCCGGGGCCGATTCCGCGCGGTGCCGATCTGCTCCAGCAGACCCGCCCGCCGCGCGTTCCCGCCGGCGTCCCCGCGCAGCTTCTCTCGCGCCGCCCGGACGTGCTCGAGGCGGAACAGGTCGTCGTCGCGGCGAACGCGCTGGTCGGCGTGTCGATCTCGGAGTTCCTGCCGCGGATCGGGCTCACCGGGCTGCTCGGCGGGGTCTCGACGGATCTCGACGACGTGCTGCAGCAGCGCAACGCGCTCTGGTCGATCGCGGGCGTGGCGACCACACCGATCTTCCAGGGCGGCGCGATCTACTACGGCTGGGAAGAGGCCAAGGCGCGCTGGGAGCAGGCGGCGATCGCCTACGAGTCGACGGTGATCCAGGCGCTCCGCGACGTCTCCGACTCGCTCACCGCGCGCGAGAAGCTCGAGGCGATCCGAAAGGAGCAGGCTCTCGCCGTCGAGGCGCTGGAGGAATCGGTGCGGATCTCGAACATCCGCTACGTCGACGGACGCGCCAGCT
Encoded here:
- a CDS encoding 2'-5' RNA ligase family protein, translated to MRRSYTPRAWHHRWVNFAIELFLDEAGDARVREIWERIAAAGLPSRLLELGNTPHVSLGVCAGLDPIDFERKLGEFAAREPAPHATLVSLGTFSNRQGVVFLGVIATRELIELHERFDALFRGVARDPWEYYRPGRWVPHCTLTTALAPEQVAPALRVCAEVPLPIQTRLESVAIVENPDGVVHARIPLGGRARSGSRS
- a CDS encoding MBL fold metallo-hydrolase, whose amino-acid sequence is MADLLGLAARYIDEGVYEGPGSVNRTNTELSEIADGVALVEAFSHVVVLRTDEGLVVFDTSLEAFAAPILASLRRWSDARVHTIAYTHGHVDHVGGSQAFVDEARSRGVEPPRFVGHENVSPRFARYERTNGWNVAINTRQFGRSGLLGGPDARFGPKTWVRPDTSFRERMRLSVGGQTLELRHARGETDDHLWAWLPERKALAVGDFVTWVFPNAGNPQKVQRYPLEWAQALREMSALGAELLLPAHGLPIAGAARIARVLDDVASALEHVVNETLSRMNAGETLDAIVQGVRVPAHLLERPYLRPVYDEPEFVVRNVWRQYGGWYDGNPAHLKPAPASQLARELAALAGGASQLAARAKELAAANELRLACELVELAVQADPESRAAHGARAEIYAARRKSELSLMARGIFGAAAEESAAKLGPTR
- a CDS encoding methyltransferase domain-containing protein, which encodes MRRAYDGSSTAFRALEGGGWGELVNLGFYPWYALPGVLFGLGPFQRGLARRSIALVEPRPGMRVLDAGCGRGYTTARLAAAGCEAIGIDLLAENTAAAIARHSETTGARFATADVTRLPASASGIELSSSSFDAVHCLEVAFHFGAKGRRDFLAESFRLLRPGGRLVLVDFVWRDAHPERIESLDPRRLVRDTWRFAEFEPLERYRSSAAALGFRERAIHDWTVPVIDTFQRIAQTNARLGTWRLGRSILRTFRPGYARMTAEDWRFLVELMRAHDAVRRASRYVALVWEKPIAG
- a CDS encoding efflux RND transporter periplasmic adaptor subunit, with the translated sequence MKEGELLFEIDPRQYQAAYDEARGQVDRAQAILVKAQQDVKRYTPLAAEGAVSQMELDTAVQARSAGAAQLESARAALENARLELEWTKVRSPIDGIAEIAHAQVGNLVSTQTLLTEVSQLDPIKVSVQVSELDYLRFAKRQQEAQASGQPREPAALSLVLADGSTYSEPGRFDVAGLGVAATTGTIELQALFPNPGSLLRPGQFAKVRAATDRLENALVIPQRAVTDLQGLSQVAVVGPDDKVAIKRVKLGPRSGSDYVILEGLEPGERVVVEGLQKVRNGMTVKVEPATGTAGK
- a CDS encoding multidrug efflux RND transporter permease subunit, which gives rise to MARFFIDRPIVAIVIAIVTVIAGVVMIGRLPIAQYPDIVPPIIQVKTTYTGADALAVEESVATPIEQQVNGVQNMIYMKSINGSDGTMTLQVSFEVGTDVNLDQVFTQNRLAQANSQLPSSVNEFGTTVQQTVGLPLLVIPIYSPDGSYDAEFLGNYTTINVNPQLARVRGVGQVTLFGAADYAMRIWVRPDTLSKLQLTVSEVVNAVKSQNVVNPAGQIGAEPAPPGQEFTYTVTARGRRVLAEQFGEIIVRANPDGSFVRLRDVARIELGSQTYMQIGRFQGKPAAVVAVYQSPGSNALETAAALKSQMEGMAARFPADMSYAIALDTTLPVSEGITEIMHTLVEAMVLVIVVVFLFLQGWRATLIPLIAVPVSLIGAFIFFPMLGFSINTLSLLGLVLAIGLVVDDAIVVVEAVEVGIEHGLSPREATIKAMDEVTAPVIGIALILAAVFIPAGFMTGITGSLYQQFAITIAISVLISAFNALSLSPALCALLLRHKQPARGPIGRFFAAFNRFFDRATEGYVSVSSGAIKRTFRSMILLVGLSVIAVGIGRILPTSFVPSEDQGYFFMQLQLPDAASLQRTDVVARQVEQVLGETEGVQSYTSIVGFSLLSNISQTYAGFYFVQLDPWEERGERTAGVILGELNAKLRELPSGLAFGFPPPSIPGVGNAGGFTVMLQDRGGHDVSWLAENAQRFIAAANQRPELAGVATVFRPDVPQLFAAVDSDKVYKLGVSDRDVYDTLQALLGSSYVNQFNRFGRVWKVFVQAEPEFRVDADDIGGFYVRNEEQQMVPLSTLVSARPSFGPAFTNRYNLFRAVEVIGNPAPGYSSGQAMAAIEALAAETLPADMSFEWTNMSYQEATAGGSAGTFALSILGVFLILAALYESWSLPWSVLLTTPIAVFGAYLGIWARGLENDVFAQIGLIMLIGLVAKNAILIVEFAVMEQKSGKTVVDAALAGAKSRLRPILMTSFAFILGCVPLWTASGSGAVARQSIGTTVITGMLAATVIAIFFVPVLYVLVEKIAKRGAPQP
- a CDS encoding efflux transporter outer membrane subunit, yielding MKKLVATLGALALAGCAIGPDYRRPAVVEAPAYRAETAAGEAESLADLPWWEVFQDEALRALIGESLANNHDLRIAAQRVEEFRARAGIARSEFFPQIGGEFDAARGTNSVLGSPAPGADRDDSFLLAAGMAWEIDVWGRIRRSTEAARAELFASEAFRRGVLLTLTSDVASSYFELIGLDLELEIARSNVAAFTKMRDLFERKFSGGVDSKLGMLRAQASLSSAAAAIPEIERRIVAVENRLSALLGRAPGPIPRGADLLQQTRPPRVPAGVPAQLLSRRPDVLEAEQVVVAANALVGVSISEFLPRIGLTGLLGGVSTDLDDVLQQRNALWSIAGVATTPIFQGGAIYYGWEEAKARWEQAAIAYESTVIQALRDVSDSLTAREKLEAIRKEQALAVEALEESVRISNIRYVDGRASYLEVLDAQKDLFPAQTLLAQTDRARLIAIVQIYRALGGGWSQYTSPQPAPAAP